The DNA region TCCATAGTCGAGATCATCCGACCGCGCAGAGAACCTACGATGAAGTCAAGAAGGTGCACCCGACAGTCAGCCTTGCGACAGTTTACAAGACCCTCCAGGTTCTCGAAGAATTGGATCTGATTCAAGAGCTGAATTTTCCTCAAAGCCAGGCGAGATTCGATTCCTATATGAAACCTCACGTCAACTTGGTATGCTTGCGATGCGGCAACATAAAGGATTTAGACGATGTCACAGCACGAGAAATAGTCAAAAGGGTTGTAACTACCTCAAAATTCGCCCCAACGAGACAGCGTCTCGACATATATGGCATTTG from Candidatus Bathyarchaeia archaeon includes:
- a CDS encoding Fur family transcriptional regulator, whose amino-acid sequence is MNNYQKSDAALIEALHKKGYKATPQRIAICRFVLHSRDHPTAQRTYDEVKKVHPTVSLATVYKTLQVLEELDLIQELNFPQSQARFDSYMKPHVNLVCLRCGNIKDLDDVTAREIVKRVVTTSKFAPTRQRLDIYGI